The Paenibacillus mucilaginosus 3016 genome includes the window GGAACGATGCCACCTCCAGCCGTACGGCATAAGGATAACACAGCACGGTAAAAGAATATCACGGCACGGCAAAAAGACCCGCTTCAGCCCAAACGGCTGTCGGCAGGTCTTCGGGAAACCTTACTGATGCTTACGGTCAAGGAACCGCCTACTCTTCTTCCATCGGAGTCAGGCTGTTCAGCGCCTCTTCGTCTTCGGCCAGCAGGGAGCTCGTGAGCTCCAGCGCCTGCGGGTTCACACCGTCCGGCACCTGGTCGAGCGAGCGGTGGGCCTTGTCCACCGCCGCATGCGCCTGCTCAATGAGCTGGGCGGACGGATGGGACTGGGCCTGGGTCACGGCATTATGCGCCTTCGCCTCCGAGTTCTGCGCCTGCGACACCGGGTTCTGCGACTGCAGACTGGAATCATAATCGTAACGGGACATGGGCTTCTCCTCCTTTCCCTCGCGGCATCCCCCTTACTATGGCAAGATTGGGGAAGCTTTATGCCGGCGAGGGGCCGGAGGAGCTCCGGACTTCATCCGGTTCTGCGGATGACGGGTGCGGACCTTCCGCTGAGCTTACAAGCGTATCAGCGTACGGTTATTCCACGAACAGCGGCACCCGCGAAATGCCTTCGGCCGTGATCTGCACAAGCCCCTTGTCGGAGAGGCGCAGCTCGGGGATGACGACGAGCGCCAGCAGCGACAGGGTCATGAAGGCGTAATTGAGCCGGCAGCCGGCGTCCTGCAGCGCCTCTGAGAGGCGGCGGGACTGCTCCGCGACCTGCTCGAACGGGGCGTCCGACAGCAGGCCCGCGATCGGCAGCGGCAGCTCGGCTCCGCCGTCATCCAAGGCGATGACCGCCCCGCCCTGCAGCTCCGCCGCCCGCGCCGCGGCACGGGCCATCAGCGCATCGTCATTGCCGATGACGAGCAGGTTGTGACTGTCGTGCGCGACGGTCATCGCGAGCGCCGCCGGCCTGCCGAAGCCGATGCCTTCGACCAGCGCGACGGACCGTCCGCCGGTGCCGTGGTGGCGCTCCAGCACGGCGATCTTGCACAGCCCGCCGGCCGTGGCGGCGAGGTCCACCTGCCCGCCGCGGACCTCAACCGGCCGCTGCTCCGCCTTCGTCTCCACGTGGTTCTCCTGCACGCGGATGACGCGGGCCGTCAAGGTGCCCGCCGCCACCGGCGCCGCGATGACGAAATCCTCCGGCTTCGGCGTACCCGCCAGACGGACCGAGCGGACGACCTCCTCCGGATAAGCGGCCGGCTCCAGGTCCACGACCATCCGGCCCTTCTCGGCGACCACTTCGCCCGCGCAGATGGTCATGGCCACATTCACATCCGCGAGGTGACCGTCCAGCAGCACCATGTCGGCGCAGGAGCCCGGCGTGATCGTGCCGACGTCCCGCACGACGCCGAACCGCTCGGCCGTGTTGATCGTCGCCATCTGGATGGCCGTGACCGGCTTCACCCCTTGGCGGATCGCATTGCGGATAACGAAGTTCATATGCCCTTCGTCCACGAGCGACTCCACGCTGCGGTCGTCGGTCACAAGCATCATGCGCCGCGGGTCAAGCCCGAGCTCCGTGTGCGCCTTGATCGTCTCCTCGACGTCATGCCACGCCGAGCCCCGGCGCATCTTGGCGTACATGCCGAGGCGGATGCGTTCGGCCACGTCTTCCTTCGTCACGCATTCGTGGTCGCCCGTGATGCCGCTGGCCGCATACGCGATCAGGCGCTCGTCGTGGGACGGCCAGGTGAAGTGGCCGTCCGCCACACGCCCCGCCCGCAGCGCCGCTTCGATCTCACCGAGCATCACGGCATCGCCGTAGACGACGCCAGGGAAGTTCATCACCTCGCCGAGGCCGATCATGTCCGGTCCCCAGCCGAACGCTTCGGCCACTTCCTCCGGGCCGAAGGAAGCGCCGCTCGTCTCGAGCTCCGGCGAGGTCGAAGGCACGCAGGAGGCCACCTGCATGTAGGCGGCCAGCGGCGTGCGCCGCGCTTCCTCCAGCATCAGCCTCAGGCCCTTCAGCCCGAGCACGTTCGAGATCTCGTGGGCGTCGAAGAACCCGCCCGTCGTTCCGAGCGGGAGCACCGCCCGGGCGAACTGGGTTACCGTGAGCTGCGTGCTCTCGATATGGCAGTGGCCGTCCAGGAAGCCCGGCGCCAGATAGCGGCCCGCCGCATCGACCACGCGGGTCTGCGGCCCGATCAGCTTCTCCGGCTTCCTTCCTACATAAGCGATCCGTCCCTCCTGTACGCCGACGGCCATGCCCTCAAGGATTTCGGCCGTACACACGTTCACCAGCTTGGCATTGACGACGACGAGACTCGCCTTCCGGTCTCCCCGGGCCGTCGCCACCAGCTCCGCCAGCACATCCGCCAGCGGTCTTCTGCGGTTGTTTCTGTCCATTGCCGCTCACTCCCTTGTCTTTTGGGTTTCCTCTGGCCCCTGGTTAAATTGGTAGATAAGATACCACACTTCCCCTCCCGCCGCAAAGGGTTCTGCAGCCCGTTTTCCATACAAATGCACTTTTTGTGGGGGAGACCAAAAGGATGCGCCTCCTTTGGGCAGAGGACACAAAGAGAGCGGCGATGTACGGCGTATCTGTGCGGTTAGCGGCAACCGGCAGGATGCACGCGCGCACGAAGCTGCTTCCGCAGCGGCCCGTACGCGGGAATCCCCCGGCAGGTCCGGGACGGCATCCCGCCTTCTCCGTATCTACCCTACGGTGATCTGCAGCCCCGGGCAGGCGCCGGCGAGCGACCGGGCCCGCTCCTCCAGCCGGTCACGCTGAAGCCGTATGCCGAACAGCTCCGGGTCCGGCAGCAGCGTGATCGAGGTGCCGGTCTCCCCTGTGGCCCCCACCGTCAGCAGCCCCGTCTGCGGAACGCCGTACCGGTACTCCTGCCGGTAGATATTCCCGTCGCGGCGGATCTCGACGGTCAGCCGCTGGGACAGGGCGTTGACTACAGCCGGCGAGATCTCCTTGTCCGCCCCCGGCGCTTCATAGACCGCGGAGCGGGAGGGCTGCCCCAGCTCCGTCAGCAAGGTCTGCACTTCCGCCGGTCCGGCGGCACCGAGCGGACGGACCGGAATGCCGCGGCCGTTATCCGCCACGGTAACCGAGCCGTCGTCGTGCAGGAACAGCCGGACTTCGGTACTGTAGCCCGCGCGGTGCTCCGCCGCTGCATTCTCAAGCAGCGCCCAGATCAGCGGATGCGGGTCGTACCCCTGACCCGCCTGGATTCCGCCGAGATAAAAGCCGGCATGGCCCCTAGCCTCGGTCATCTCGACATAGCGGCTCGCATCGAGCAGGTCGGCGGAAGCCGCCAGCAGCAGAAGCAGCGGCAGTCTCCGGTGGGCGGGTACGGCATACCGTCCGCCCCGCTCTTCCTGGACGAGCAGGTCCGCCCCCAGCAGGGCCTTGATATGGTGGTAGAGCTGGCCGGTCGTGCCCATATTCAGGCGTTCCACGAGCTCTCCTCCGGTTCGCGGCTCCTGCAGCACCGTCCGCAGAATATCGAGCCGCTGCTTGTGCCCGATCGCCCCCAGGATCCGGGCCGCCTTCTCGGCATCCAGGCCGAACAGCTCCTCCACCCGGCGTTCCCGGGGCTCCCACCGGAAGGCTTCCTCCCCGATCCGGTAAGCTCCCGAGTAATGGAGCGAACCGGCATCGGTTCCTCCGGGCAGGGACCGCTCCGGCCCTTCCCCTGCTTCCGCCCGGTCGGACTCAATCACCGTCCGCCGCTCTGTCCGGTCCGCTCCCATCTGTCCAACCACCCGCTGCAGATCCTCCAGCTGAAGCTTCAACGCGTCCAGTTCCGCCTCCACGTCACGTACCATCGCTCGGCTCACCTCATTTTATTATTTAAATACGTAATTACGTATTTAAATAAATAATAAGACATTGCCGGGTGATTGTCACTAATATTTTCTAACAGACAGCGGTATTCTCTATCAAAAAAAGCACAGCCAGGCTGCCAAAGCCCATTCTGTGCTCTTCGTCTTTACCGCACTGCCTGAGCCCCTCGACCATTGGCCGCTTCCCGGACAAAGGCCACGGGGGAACGTACAGGATGAAGGGCTCCCTACAACCACAGCTGCAGAAGCGCCATCGTAACCACACCCGTAACTACCGTACCCAGCAGACTCTTCGTCAGCATGGCGACCAGGAACGTCGGCAGGGCCGCGAGCAGCTTGATATTCTCCATGAGGGGCACCACCCGGCCGCTCTCCAGGAAGATCTCCTGGGCGAGCAGCGCCGACATCACGGCGATGGGCACCTGATTCAGGAAGCGCAGCATTCCGGGGGGCAGCTCGAAGCGGCTCAGCACCACCAGCGGAATCACCCGGGGCAGCAGGGTCACCAGGGCCGTGCCCAGGATGATCCACAGGATGTCTAATCGGATGTCCATGACTGCACCCCCATGCCAATCACAGCTGCCACTACGATCGCAGCCAGCACGGCCGCATGCCCGGGCAGGAACGTACCCGCCGCCACACAGACGGCGCCTGCGCTGACGGCCACGATCCCATCGACGATTTTCTTCTGCCGGGTGCCGAAGCCGAGCACGAGCAGACCGACGAACATCGCCGGCAGGGCGTACGGCAGCCCGTATTTGCCGGGGTCGGGGATCCAGGCACCGGCATAGGCGCCCACCATATTGGCCGCTATCCAGTTGACGTGGGCGGTGATATTCAGGCCGAGCATCCAGCGGGCACGCCCCTTCATCCCGGCGAGCCGCGAGACGGCGACACCGAACGTCTCATCCGTCAGCTGCGAGCCGAGGATAGCGTTCTTCCAAGGGGCATACCGGCGAAAGTATGGAGCCAGCGCCGCGCTGAGCAGCAGATGCCTCAGGTTCACGAAGAGCACGGTGACGATCACCGCAGCGGCCGATCCGCCGGCCGCCACCATCCCGGCAACGACGAACTGGGCGGAGCCCGCATACAGCAGGGTGGACAGGAGCAGGATCTCGGACGGATAGAGCCCCGAGGTCGTTCCGATCACCCCGCAGGCCAGACCGATGCTCAAGTAACCGAGCAGCGTCGGGACGCAGTCCCTGACCCCCTGCAGGAACATCGAGCGCTCCGGCCTATCGGCTGAGCGCCCTTCTTCCAAGATACTTCCGCATTCCATTCGGCTTCCTCCCCATGCTACAATGGACCCGTTGCGATGTAATCCATGTGCGTAATCCTGCACTTTTGTATGTTATATTATATATTCGTGCGCTATATTGCACAAGCATAATAAGGAGGAATATCCTCTTGGAACCGATTCATCTTCGCGTAGGACGCAATCTGCAGACCATCCGCAAACAAAGAGAGCTCAGCCTGGATAAGGCCGCCGCCCTTACGGGGGTCAGCAAAGCGATGCTCGGACAGATCGAACGCGGGGAGACCAATCCGACCGTAGGGATTCTGTGGAAGATCGCCCAGGGGCTTCAGGTCTCTTTTACCGCCTTCATGGAGGAAGATCTTCAGGACGTCGTCGTGGTCCGCCTGAGCGATGCGCAGCCCGTTACCGAAGAGGACGGACGCTATCGCGTCTATCCGCTCTTCCCCTACCGCCCCGGTACGCCGCTCGAGGTATTCCGCGTGGAGCTCGAGCCCGGCAGCTCCCATCATGCCGAAGCACATCCCAAGGGACTTAAGGAATATATCGTCGTGACCTCCGGGACTCTCCGCTTTACAGCCGGCGGCCAGTCCTACGACCTCTCGGCCGGCGAAGCCCTCTGCTTCAAGGCGGACCGGCCCCACGTATACCATAATCCCGGGGAAGCAACCGCCTATTTTCAGAACGTGCTGTATTATGAAGCGCCGTGACCAGCCGGGATCGTATGTGTCAAAGAGCCGCATCAGCCGGGCGGGGGGATACGGCATAGTCTTGGATCAAGGGTGACACACGGCCTGAACGCAAACAAACAGGGATACACGCACAAAAGCCGCCGGGAAAAACTTAGCCCGACGGTTTTTTGGTGCATATTCACGATCTAGTAAAACAGAATCCATTAACGCTAAACCGACCCGGCCCGAATCGGCCTTCGGAGCAGCAGGGAATGGAAGTGAAGCTCCCCGGACTGCGGTACGGTGGAGAACCCTTCGAGGCCGAAGATACCCTCGACCCGCCGCACCAGCTCCCGGTCCGTATGGAAGCTGAAGAAACGTGGAGGATCGCACCAATCGCCTTCCCACGGCCCCTCGGATTCCGTCCCTCCGTATAAGCCCATGTAGAACAAGCCGCCCGGCTTCAGAACGCGGGCCAGCTCGCTCAGCACACCTCCGAAGTCCGCCTTGGGCACATGCAGCAGGCAGTTCATCGCATAGAGCGCATCGAATGTGCCGTCCGGCAGTTCCAAGGCGTAGAAGTCCATGACCTGCGCCTGCAGCCCCCGCTCCCTGCAGCTTTGGACCATCGCCGGGGACAGGTCGGTACAGGTAACGTTGAGGCCCTGCGCCGCGAAGTAAGCGCCGTCCACTCCCGCTCCGGCACCAATTTCGAACAGAGTGCGGCACTGATCCTTCTGGAGCCGGGCAAGGAACCGCTCCCGCTCCGCCAGCTTCCACTCCGGCAGCGCCCTGCCGCTCCGGCGGGCCGCATCCCCGTCGTAGGAACGCGCCAGCTCCCTTTTGAACCCTTCCATCTTCGTCATGATTCACCCGCTTTCCATGATCACCCAGGCCCATTATAGCGTACATACGTTCCTGCGGGAAGCGGCTGAGGATGGACCATCCTGTCGATAGAAGCGGCCGCCCCGCTCCCATTCCTGCCCCGACATCCGGCTGACCTCAGCACTACCTTCTCCCCGGACATCCTTCCTTTTTGTTTTTATTGAAGATTCTGGTTAAAATAGGAGAAATAAAGCGAAACGGAAAAAGGGGGATCGAATCATGTGGCAAGCGGCGATGTGGGGAGCGGTATCCGGCTCCGCCGTTCTGCTCGGCGCCCTGGCGGCGATTCTCTTCACGATTCCGAAGAAGATCATCGGGTATATCATGGCGTTCGGCACGGGCGTGCTCATTGGTGCGGCCGCCTATGAGCTGCTCGGCGAATCGGTGAGGGACGGGGGGCTGATGCCGACGACAGGCGGCTTCCTGATCGGCGCGGCGGTATTCACCGCCTTCGACGTCTACATCTCCCGCAAGGGGGGCTCGAAGCGCAAACGATCCGACCACAGCAAGCAGCGGTGTGAAGAAGAGGACACCGGGACGGGCAGCAGCGGGCTCGCCATCTTCGCAGGCACCGTCATGGACGCCATTCCCGAGTCGATCATGATCGGAGCGTCCCTGCTTGAGGGAGGCTCCGTGAGCTGGCTGCTCGTGATCGCCATCTTCCTCAGCAACATTCCCGAGGGACTGTCTTCCACCGCAGGCCTGCGGAAGGGGGGCTATTCCAAGGGTAAAATCCTCATCCTCTGGGCCTCCGTCATGGTCATCTCGGCCCTGAGCTCGCTGGGGGGCTTTGCGTTCATGGAGAACGCCTCGGAGGCGGTCATGGCGTTCATTGCCGCTTTCGCCGGCGGCGGCATTATTGCGATGATCGCCTCGACCATGATGCCCGAGGCGTACGAAGAGGGCGGACCGGTCATCGGCTTCATCGCGTCGCTGGGACTGCTCGTCTCCCTCGTGCTCGACCACCTGGCGTGAGATGGCCGCAGGCAAAGGGGCTCGTTGTGGCTGCCCTTGGTCCGGGTGCCCGGCGGCAGGAACTAACGGACCAACGAAAAAAGCGTCCCCCTGCCAAACGGGGGGACGCTTTTTTCGTATGCCGGGGCAAAAGGCACTCCAGCCGATGATAGCCTGCTAAATGGGCCGATGATCCTGCAAATAGGCGGCAATGTGCTCCGCCGCATATGCCGCATCCCGTCCTGCACCGCAGATCAGGGCGGAGCTGCGCGTATGCTGCCACGGCAGGCCCGCAAAGTAGAGGCCGGCCACCGGAGAGACCCCCCGGTGATGCCGCGGAAGCCCCAGCTCATCCGCCGCTCCCTCCACGTCGATCCAGCCCAAATCGGGGCGGAAGC containing:
- a CDS encoding adenine deaminase; this translates as MDRNNRRRPLADVLAELVATARGDRKASLVVVNAKLVNVCTAEILEGMAVGVQEGRIAYVGRKPEKLIGPQTRVVDAAGRYLAPGFLDGHCHIESTQLTVTQFARAVLPLGTTGGFFDAHEISNVLGLKGLRLMLEEARRTPLAAYMQVASCVPSTSPELETSGASFGPEEVAEAFGWGPDMIGLGEVMNFPGVVYGDAVMLGEIEAALRAGRVADGHFTWPSHDERLIAYAASGITGDHECVTKEDVAERIRLGMYAKMRRGSAWHDVEETIKAHTELGLDPRRMMLVTDDRSVESLVDEGHMNFVIRNAIRQGVKPVTAIQMATINTAERFGVVRDVGTITPGSCADMVLLDGHLADVNVAMTICAGEVVAEKGRMVVDLEPAAYPEEVVRSVRLAGTPKPEDFVIAAPVAAGTLTARVIRVQENHVETKAEQRPVEVRGGQVDLAATAGGLCKIAVLERHHGTGGRSVALVEGIGFGRPAALAMTVAHDSHNLLVIGNDDALMARAAARAAELQGGAVIALDDGGAELPLPIAGLLSDAPFEQVAEQSRRLSEALQDAGCRLNYAFMTLSLLALVVIPELRLSDKGLVQITAEGISRVPLFVE
- a CDS encoding helix-turn-helix domain-containing protein; its protein translation is MVRDVEAELDALKLQLEDLQRVVGQMGADRTERRTVIESDRAEAGEGPERSLPGGTDAGSLHYSGAYRIGEEAFRWEPRERRVEELFGLDAEKAARILGAIGHKQRLDILRTVLQEPRTGGELVERLNMGTTGQLYHHIKALLGADLLVQEERGGRYAVPAHRRLPLLLLLAASADLLDASRYVEMTEARGHAGFYLGGIQAGQGYDPHPLIWALLENAAAEHRAGYSTEVRLFLHDDGSVTVADNGRGIPVRPLGAAGPAEVQTLLTELGQPSRSAVYEAPGADKEISPAVVNALSQRLTVEIRRDGNIYRQEYRYGVPQTGLLTVGATGETGTSITLLPDPELFGIRLQRDRLEERARSLAGACPGLQITVG
- a CDS encoding AzlD domain-containing protein; translation: MDIRLDILWIILGTALVTLLPRVIPLVVLSRFELPPGMLRFLNQVPIAVMSALLAQEIFLESGRVVPLMENIKLLAALPTFLVAMLTKSLLGTVVTGVVTMALLQLWL
- a CDS encoding AzlC family ABC transporter permease yields the protein MECGSILEEGRSADRPERSMFLQGVRDCVPTLLGYLSIGLACGVIGTTSGLYPSEILLLSTLLYAGSAQFVVAGMVAAGGSAAAVIVTVLFVNLRHLLLSAALAPYFRRYAPWKNAILGSQLTDETFGVAVSRLAGMKGRARWMLGLNITAHVNWIAANMVGAYAGAWIPDPGKYGLPYALPAMFVGLLVLGFGTRQKKIVDGIVAVSAGAVCVAAGTFLPGHAAVLAAIVVAAVIGMGVQSWTSD
- a CDS encoding helix-turn-helix domain-containing protein, whose amino-acid sequence is MEPIHLRVGRNLQTIRKQRELSLDKAAALTGVSKAMLGQIERGETNPTVGILWKIAQGLQVSFTAFMEEDLQDVVVVRLSDAQPVTEEDGRYRVYPLFPYRPGTPLEVFRVELEPGSSHHAEAHPKGLKEYIVVTSGTLRFTAGGQSYDLSAGEALCFKADRPHVYHNPGEATAYFQNVLYYEAP
- a CDS encoding class I SAM-dependent methyltransferase — its product is MTKMEGFKRELARSYDGDAARRSGRALPEWKLAERERFLARLQKDQCRTLFEIGAGAGVDGAYFAAQGLNVTCTDLSPAMVQSCRERGLQAQVMDFYALELPDGTFDALYAMNCLLHVPKADFGGVLSELARVLKPGGLFYMGLYGGTESEGPWEGDWCDPPRFFSFHTDRELVRRVEGIFGLEGFSTVPQSGELHFHSLLLRRPIRAGSV
- a CDS encoding ZIP family metal transporter → MWQAAMWGAVSGSAVLLGALAAILFTIPKKIIGYIMAFGTGVLIGAAAYELLGESVRDGGLMPTTGGFLIGAAVFTAFDVYISRKGGSKRKRSDHSKQRCEEEDTGTGSSGLAIFAGTVMDAIPESIMIGASLLEGGSVSWLLVIAIFLSNIPEGLSSTAGLRKGGYSKGKILILWASVMVISALSSLGGFAFMENASEAVMAFIAAFAGGGIIAMIASTMMPEAYEEGGPVIGFIASLGLLVSLVLDHLA